From the genome of Lysinibacter sp. HNR:
GATCTGGGCCACAAAAGCCTTGGTTGAGGCAACCGCAACCTCCGGCCCCGCATGAGTGTAGATAACACCGTCTGATTCTCGAGGAATGGTCGCGCTCTGGGTGTTGCACACCGAAAGCGTTTTTACGCCGCGCTCACGAGCATATTTAACCGCCATGAGAGTGTCCATGGTCTCGCCCGATTGGCTCACCGAAATCAGCAGGGTACGCTCGCTCAGCACAGGGTTCATGTAGCGAAACTCGTGACTGAGCTCAACCGCCACGGGTATCCGTGACCACTGCTCAATCGCGTATTTAGCCACGGATGCCGCATAGGCAGCCGTTCCACACGCCACAATAACGATCCGGTCGATGGCGCGCAGGGCTTCATCCCCCAGGCCCTCCAGCTCGGGGATACTCACGGTTCCATCGCCGATACGACCGCGAAGCGTGTTGGCGATTGCCTCCGGCTGGTCAGCGATTTCCTTGGCCATAAAGCTTGACCAACCGCCTTTGTCGGCCGACGCGGCGTCCCACTCAACCTCAAAGGGTTGAACGTTAGCGGGCTCCCCGTTGAAATCTGTGACCACAACCGAGTCTGACGTGATTACTGCGATATTGTTCTCGTTAATGGCCACCGCTCGCCTGGTGTACTCAACAAAAGCGGCAACATCGGAGCCTAGAAAGTTTTCCCCGTTACCCAACCCGATAACCAGAGGAGAATTGTGTCTCGCAGCAACAATCACCCCCGGCTCCTCGCTGTGCACGGCGAGGAGCGTGAATGTTCCTTCGAGCCGCCCCACCACCCGACGAAACGCCTCGCGCAGATCTCCCACTTCACGGTACACTCGACCCAGCGTCGCGGCCACCACCTCGGTGTCGGTCTCGCTCTCGAGCGTGTATCCGGCGGTAAGCAATTCGTTTCGCAGTTCTACAAAGTTTTCGACAATCCCATTGTGGATCAGGGCCAACCTACCCTCATCGGCCAGGTGGGGGTGAGCGTTTGCATCGGTGGGACCACCGTGGGTGGCCCAGCGTGTGTGGCCGATTCCCGTGTTACCCGCGGCGAGAGGTTCAGCCTCAAGGTTTTCTGCAAGAACAGCCAGCTTCCCTGCGCGCTTGCGCGAGTCGATAGCTCCCCCGTCGGTCACCACGGCAACACCCGCAGAGTCGTAACCACGATACTCAAGTCTCTTGAGACCGCCCATAAGCACGTCGAGAGTGTTGTTTGATCCTACATATCCCACAATTCCACACATAGCTTCCTATTTTAGTGGCACTATTAATTACCTATGACTGATTTAATACGCGGAACACGGGCAGATCTGGCCAATCCCTTTACCGAAATTGACCGCCGCAAGTGGGCAGTTCTCGCACCCTCAACCCCCCTCCCCCTCACAGAAACCGAGATTGTTCAGCTGCGTGGACTGGGCGATCCCCTTGATATTACTGAGGTTAACGAGGTCTACCGCCCCCTGAGCCGTCTGATCAATATCTTTGCCGCTGGTAATCGCCAACTCACGAGTAGGGCAAACAGTTTTTTGGGGGAAAATTCTCAGCCTTCCCCCTTTGTTATCGGCATTGCGGGCTCCGTTGCGGTGGGGAAATCCACCATCGCCCGTCTGCTTCGAGAGCTTCTCGCCCGCTGGGAAGACACCCCTCGCGTGGAACTCATCACCACCGACGGTTTCCTCTACACCAACGCAGAACTTGAACGTCGCGGAATCGCTCATCGCAAAGGTTTCCCCGAATCGTATAATCGCCGGGCACTCCTCACCTTTGTCAGCCAGGTGAAAAGCGGTGCCGCGGAGGTTCATGCCCCCTTCTACTCACATCTCACCTATGACATCGTGCCAAACGCCCAGATAACGGTGCGTCGGCCCGACATCCTCATTGTGGAGGGGCTCAATGTGCTTCAGCCCGCAACCACTGACCATCCCCTCGCGGTGAGTGACCTCTTTGACTTCTCGATCTATGTGGATGCCCGCACAAGCGATATAGCCAGCTGGTACGAAGAACGCTTTCTTGCCCTCCAAAAAGGCGCTTTCACCGATCCCCACTCGTATTTCCGACGCTTTGCCGACCTCACGGAAGACCAGGCCCGCGCGCTGGCCATGGAGTACTGGAAAAACATTAACGAACCCAACCTCATTGAAAACGTAAGGACCACCCGCCAGAGGGCCACGCTTGTGCTTCGCAAAGACAGAGACCACACCGTGCAGAAGGTCTTGCTGCGCAAGCTCTAGCACACAATCGCAAAGCCTCGGGTGGTTTAGAGGATGGGCTCGCGAGCCCAGAAATAGAACAGGTGCAACCGGTTGCGTCGGATACGGCAATCAAAACTCAAAAACCACAGCGCCTCAATTTTTGCGAGGATAATGTTTTGCCGATATCCTTACACAGTTAAGCCTTTTTGAAACGGAGTCCCCTCATGCCTCGGCTTCCTCGCGTCAAGTCACGCCAACTTATCCTGATACCCGCTCTCATAGCCGCACTATCGCTGAGTGCATGCAGCGTCGTAGCGCTGCCCAACAGCACCGACGAACGCGATGATCGCGGAGGTACTACCATGGAGGGCGAGACAGATGTTTTTGATCTGCGGGAAGGCGACTGCTTTAACGACAACAACGCACCCCTGAGCGAAGACTCCGATTCTATTGACGACACCATCACCTCCGCAGGGTACTACGACAGCAACGAGGACGACGAGGTAACCAGCGTCTACACAGTACCCTGCGAACAGCTACACGACTACGAAGTGTACAAAAACATTATTCTCGAGGGTTCTCGCTATCCCGGTGACGATGAGATCGATACTCAGGCTGATGAGGCGTGCTGGGCCGAGTTTGAATCTTTTGTAGAATTCCCCTACGCGGATTCAGAGTTCTGGTACACCTACTACACCCCCACCGCGGAGGGATGGAGAATCCTGCAGGACCGAACCATATCGTGCATCATATTTGCGGACGAGCCAACCACGGGCACCCTTGCAGGCGCGGCACGCTAGGCACCACAACCACACAAAACGCTTAAAGAGCGGTGCGCGCACGAACCACGTCGGCCAGGTCGTCAGCCAGTTGGGCGGCGGTGTGTTGCTCCCGCGCCTCAACCATCACACGTACCACAGGCTCGGTCCCGGAGGGGCGCAGAAGCACGCGTCCGTTCTCCCCGAGAGCAAGCTCCGCCTGTGTCACGGCCTGAGCGATAACCTCATCGTTCAATGCCCGAGAACGATCAACGCCTCGCACGTTCACAAGAACCTGCGGATAGACCGTCATAGCCGAGGCAAGCTCTTTAAGTGTTTTACCCGTGCGCACCATTTCTGCAACGATCTGGAGACCGGTGAGTATTCCATCACCGGTTGTTGCGTGGTCACTGATGATAACGTGGCCCGATTGCTCACCGCCCAGCGAATAGTTTCCCGCGTTTAACGCCTCAAGAACATAACGATCACCAACACCGGTCTCAACCACCGAGATCCCGTGGTTGTCCATCGCGATGCGAAGCCCCAGGTTACTCATCACCGTGGTCACGAGGGTGTGATCTTTGAGCAGGTTGCGCTGTGACATCGAAATAGCCAGGATGACCATGATCATGTCACCGTCGATAACATTGCCCTCGTGATCAATCGCCAGGCAGCGGTCGGCGTCTCCGTCGTGGGCGATTCCCAAGTCTGCACCGTGCTCACGCACAGCGACGGAAAGCTGTTCAAGGTGGGTTGAGCCAACACTGTCGTTGATATTAAAACCATCGGGGCTATTGCCGATAACCGTGACCCGAGCACCCGCATCGCGAAAAACATCCGGTGAGATTCCGGCGGCCGCACCGTGGGCGCAGTCCAACACCACGTGAACTCCATCGAGACGTTCAGAAAGCGTTCCCAAGAGGTGAACAACGTAACGATCCTCAGCGTCCGCAAAACGACGAATCCTGCCCACCTCACGTCCGGTTGGGCTCAGCTTTGGTTCCGTTAGCGCGGCCTCAATCAGATCCTCAACCTCGTCGGGGAGCTTCTTCCCGCCACGGGCAAAAAACTTGATGCCGTTATCGGGGGCCGGGTTGTGTGACGCAGAAACCATCACGCCAAAGTCTGCCCGCGCATTGGCCACAAGGAACGCAGCGGCTGGCGTGGGAATAACCCCGGCATCGAGCACATCAACACCGGAACTGGCGAGACCCGCCGCAACGGCGGCAGCAATAAACTCACCGGATACCCGGGGGTCCCGAGCAATTACGGCTATCGGCCGACGGCTCTCCTCACGGGCTGAGCGACCCAGCACCCGAGCTGCTGCCTGAGCAAGCCCGAGCGCTAGGTCGGCCGTAACGTCAATTCCGGCGAGGCCTCGAACCCCGTCCGTGCCAAAGAGGCGACGCATGTGTACCTGTGGTCCGACTCGAGGCTAGCGCTTCGAGTACTGTGGAGCCTTGCGGGCCTTCTTAAGACCGGCCTTCTTACGTTCCTTGATACGAGCATCTCGACTCAGGAATCCTGCCTTCTTGAGTGCAGGACGGTTGTTCTCCTGGTCGATCTCGTTGAGGGCACGGGCGATTCCGAGGCGAAGCGCACCCGCCTGGCCCGAGGGCCCCCCTCCTCCGATACGAGCAATAACGTCGTATCCACCCACAAGCTCAAGCAGGGTGAAGGGATCATTAATCAATTGCTGGTGTAGCTTATTGGGAAAGTAGTCTTCGAGTTCACGCCCGTTAACCGTGATCTTTCCGGTTCCGGGGATGAGACGCACACGAGCAATGGCCCGCTTACGACGTCCCACAGCCGCACCGGGCACGCTGAGCGCGGGGCGGGCGGCCCGGGGGGCCTCCTCCGCGGGAGTTTCGGTAGTAAAGCTCTCGGCCGCTTCCTCAAGCTGTTCTGCAATAGTAGCCACGATATCTAGTCCTTAAAATTCTTGTGAGTGTTTTCTAGTTTCGCGACTACTGCGCGACCTGCGTAAAGGTGAATGCCTGAGGCTGCTGCGCCTGGTGAGGATGTTCCGCACCGGCATAAACCTTAAGCTTGCGGAACTGATCCGCACCAAGAGAGTTCTTGGGGAGCATACCGCGAACGGCTTTCTCAACCGCGCGCTCGGGGTTCTTGGCCAGGAGTTCCGTGTAGGAAACCGAACGGAGACCACCCGGGTATCCCGAGTGACGGTAGGCGCGCTTTTTCTCAGCTTTGTTGCGAGTGAGAACGACCTTGTCGGCGTTAATAATAATGACGTAGTCACCCATGTCCATGTGGGGGGCAAAGGTGGGCTTGTGCTTGCCACGCAGGAGCGCTGCGGCGTGTGTCGCGAGGCGACCCAGCACCACATCGGTGGCGTCGATTATGATCCACTCAGGTTTTTGATCTGAGGGTTTAGGAGAAAATGTGCGAGTCACTACCGTGCTGCTTTCTGTGTCGAAATGAGATGTTCGTGAATCCCGCTCCTATCGCAGTTTTTACATCGCGGATGCGTGTAAAAACCGGCCATCGGAGGGCTCAACTTCGGGGCAGCGCGATAAAACCGGCTGACACCAAGAAACCATCCTATCACATACACTAGCGCGCGTACACCGCTGTTCGTTGTCCATCAAGATCGTGGACCCGCACGGGCGTGTCAAAAACATCACTAAGGATATCGTCGCACATAATTTCCGCCACAGATCCCACGTGTGCAATGCTTCCCTCACGCAGCGCGATAATACGATCCGAGTACGCAGCCGCAAAATTCACATCGTGAATCACCAAAACAATGGTTTTTCCGAGTTCATCCGCCGCTCGTCGCAGGTGCCTCATCATGAGAACAGCGTGCTTCATGTCCAGGTTGTTCAGCGGCTCATCTAATAAAAGATACTTGGTGTCCTGCGCCAGAACCATCGCGACAAAAGCACGCTGACGCTGCCCCCCGGAGAGCTGATCGATGAAACGATCCGCGAGGGAGGTGAGATTAACAAAGTCGAGCGCAGTCTCAACACGCTCGCGATCTTCGGCGGTGAGGCGGCCCTGCGAGTGCGGAAATCTCCCGAAAGTTACCAGTTCACGCACCCGAAGCCGAGCCGTAATATGGTTCTCCTGACGCAGAATTGACAGCTGCTTAGCAAGCTCCCGTGATTTTGCGACGTGTACATCATGAGAGCCCACGGTGACCCGGCCGCTCGTTGGCTCGAGCAAACGCCCGATAATGGTCATCAGCGTGGACTTTCCGGCACCGTTTGGGCCGATCAGCGAGGTAATCCCACCCTCCTCAATGGTGCCGGAAACGGGGCCCAGAACCGCCGTTTCAACATACTTTTTCGTGAGGTTGGAAAAGGTAATCACAGATGCCCTTTCTTTCTTAAGAGGAGGACAAGGAACAGTATTCCCCCCACAAATTCAATGAGTATCGTAAAAAGACCGCCAGCATAGAAGATATGCTGCATAACAAATTGCCCGGCAACCAGGGTGATAAACCCGAGTAGAAACGCCATGGGCATCACGTATTGATGCCGGTAATCACCGGCACACTGGTAGGCCAGTGTCGCAACGATAAAACCAAAAAATGTCA
Proteins encoded in this window:
- the glmS gene encoding glutamine--fructose-6-phosphate transaminase (isomerizing) — translated: MCGIVGYVGSNNTLDVLMGGLKRLEYRGYDSAGVAVVTDGGAIDSRKRAGKLAVLAENLEAEPLAAGNTGIGHTRWATHGGPTDANAHPHLADEGRLALIHNGIVENFVELRNELLTAGYTLESETDTEVVAATLGRVYREVGDLREAFRRVVGRLEGTFTLLAVHSEEPGVIVAARHNSPLVIGLGNGENFLGSDVAAFVEYTRRAVAINENNIAVITSDSVVVTDFNGEPANVQPFEVEWDAASADKGGWSSFMAKEIADQPEAIANTLRGRIGDGTVSIPELEGLGDEALRAIDRIVIVACGTAAYAASVAKYAIEQWSRIPVAVELSHEFRYMNPVLSERTLLISVSQSGETMDTLMAVKYARERGVKTLSVCNTQSATIPRESDGVIYTHAGPEVAVASTKAFVAQIVALYLFGLHLARVRSSLSTAELANITTQLSEVPEKLSEVLEVGGSIHNLAHWMADTRSVLFLGRHVGYPIALEGALKLKEISYIHAEGFAAGELKHGPIALIEPGQPVFVLVPSPRDDSTMHSKVVSNIQEIRARGARVIAIAEKGDAAVLPFADEVIPVPLAEPLIQPLLSVVPLQLFALELSTAKGLDVDQPRNLAKSVTVE
- the coaA gene encoding type I pantothenate kinase codes for the protein MTDLIRGTRADLANPFTEIDRRKWAVLAPSTPLPLTETEIVQLRGLGDPLDITEVNEVYRPLSRLINIFAAGNRQLTSRANSFLGENSQPSPFVIGIAGSVAVGKSTIARLLRELLARWEDTPRVELITTDGFLYTNAELERRGIAHRKGFPESYNRRALLTFVSQVKSGAAEVHAPFYSHLTYDIVPNAQITVRRPDILIVEGLNVLQPATTDHPLAVSDLFDFSIYVDARTSDIASWYEERFLALQKGAFTDPHSYFRRFADLTEDQARALAMEYWKNINEPNLIENVRTTRQRATLVLRKDRDHTVQKVLLRKL
- the glmM gene encoding phosphoglucosamine mutase, with the translated sequence MRRLFGTDGVRGLAGIDVTADLALGLAQAAARVLGRSAREESRRPIAVIARDPRVSGEFIAAAVAAGLASSGVDVLDAGVIPTPAAAFLVANARADFGVMVSASHNPAPDNGIKFFARGGKKLPDEVEDLIEAALTEPKLSPTGREVGRIRRFADAEDRYVVHLLGTLSERLDGVHVVLDCAHGAAAGISPDVFRDAGARVTVIGNSPDGFNINDSVGSTHLEQLSVAVREHGADLGIAHDGDADRCLAIDHEGNVIDGDMIMVILAISMSQRNLLKDHTLVTTVMSNLGLRIAMDNHGISVVETGVGDRYVLEALNAGNYSLGGEQSGHVIISDHATTGDGILTGLQIVAEMVRTGKTLKELASAMTVYPQVLVNVRGVDRSRALNDEVIAQAVTQAELALGENGRVLLRPSGTEPVVRVMVEAREQHTAAQLADDLADVVRARTAL
- the rpsI gene encoding 30S ribosomal protein S9 → MATIAEQLEEAAESFTTETPAEEAPRAARPALSVPGAAVGRRKRAIARVRLIPGTGKITVNGRELEDYFPNKLHQQLINDPFTLLELVGGYDVIARIGGGGPSGQAGALRLGIARALNEIDQENNRPALKKAGFLSRDARIKERKKAGLKKARKAPQYSKR
- the rplM gene encoding 50S ribosomal protein L13 → MTRTFSPKPSDQKPEWIIIDATDVVLGRLATHAAALLRGKHKPTFAPHMDMGDYVIIINADKVVLTRNKAEKKRAYRHSGYPGGLRSVSYTELLAKNPERAVEKAVRGMLPKNSLGADQFRKLKVYAGAEHPHQAQQPQAFTFTQVAQ
- a CDS encoding ATP-binding cassette domain-containing protein, with translation MITFSNLTKKYVETAVLGPVSGTIEEGGITSLIGPNGAGKSTLMTIIGRLLEPTSGRVTVGSHDVHVAKSRELAKQLSILRQENHITARLRVRELVTFGRFPHSQGRLTAEDRERVETALDFVNLTSLADRFIDQLSGGQRQRAFVAMVLAQDTKYLLLDEPLNNLDMKHAVLMMRHLRRAADELGKTIVLVIHDVNFAAAYSDRIIALREGSIAHVGSVAEIMCDDILSDVFDTPVRVHDLDGQRTAVYAR